DNA sequence from the Lysinibacillus sp. OF-1 genome:
TAATAATATGCAACCATATCTTGGGTTGAACTTTATCATTTGCTTAGCTGGAGAATGGCCTCCAAGGAGTTAAGAATGAATGAAATGAAGGATGTGAAACAATTATAAAGGAGTAGTGTAGAGAATGGGGAAAAAGATAATAGCCATAACCTTGTGTTTTATGTTAGTAGTTTATAGTCAATTGACAGTCATATTGTTTGTTGCCCCTTTAAAAGCAGAGGCGGCTAATTGTGGAACGTCTAATTATCCAACTTGTGTTCAAGATTTAACACAAGCAAATTGGCTAAGTGATACAACGAACGGATTTGAAGTGTCTGGCATTGCAGGGAATGATGGTATTCATTTATTCACGTATAGTAATGATGCACAATTTCCAGCTGGCTATTATTTTAATGCAGATGAATATTCAACACCAAAATCGATTAGAATCTCTGCAGGTGAAAGTTTTTCAGGTGGTGTCTTTGATTTAAAAACGTTAAAGATTAATACTATCAATTCACATGCCGAAAATGATGCCTTGTCTCTGACGATTCAAGGGTATGATGAAGCAGGAAATCCAAAAGGGAATCCAGTTGTTTTTAAGACAATTGCAAGGCATGACCCTATTTATGATATACCTATTAATATTGAGGGTATTAACTCTTTTATCATTACTGCAAGTGTGCAATTTATCAATACTGTACAGGCGGGGTTGTGGGATTTAACGTTTACGGAATTTACGATAGATATACCAAATAATAATCCTCCCAATAACCCACCGACATCTAGTAATGGAATCGTAAATGTAAACGAGGGGCAAATGTATACATTTGATAGTACTTCCTTCATTTTTAATGATGCAGATGCTGGAGATACTTTGAAACAGATTCAAATCTCTACAATTCCTAATAGCGGACAACTCTTTCTCGATAACAATAATAATCAGCAATTTGAGGCAGGGGAAGCTATTGCAAATGGTGAGACAATAAGTAAAGCTGACTTAGATGTGGGTAAATTAAAATATATGACGGAAAATGGCTCTTCTGCATCTTTTACATTTAAGGTAAGTGACGGTATTGACTATAGCACTGTCTATACAATGAATCTAGTCGTTAATGCACGTCCTTCCGTGACCATTCCAACAACTATATCTAGCCCAACAAATAGCAATCCAATTTCTATAACGATTGTTTTCAGTGAGCCAGTGACTGGTTTAGCGGCTGGAGATATAACTGTTACAAATGGAACTATTCTATCTATCACAGGAAGTGGTGCCACATATACTGCCCAAATATCACCAAATGTGGATGGAGCAGTGAAAATTAAAATTCCTGAAAATGTAGTTGCTAATAGCAGTGGCGCATTGAATAAAGCATCTGCGGAATATCAAATAATCTATGATAGTACACCACCTACGAATATTGAACTCAGTAATACTACTATAGAAGAAAAGAAGCCCATTGGTACAACTGTTGGAACAATGACGGCAACAGACTCAGGAAGTGCACAAACTTTTACGTATTCACTGCAATCTGGGGATATAAGCTTCTTTACAATTGATGGAAATGTATTAAAGACAAATGCCCCGTTTGCCTATGATACGAAAAATAGTTATAAGATTACGATAAGAGTAACAGATGCTGCTGGTAATACGTTTGATAAGGAATTTACAATTCACATTACTAAAAATCATGCCCCAACAGGCACTATTATGATTAATGGTGGAGCAGGCTATACAAATACTACTAATGTTACTTTAACAATGACTGCAAGTGATTTAGAAGGAGAAGCGATAGAAATGCGCTTGTCAAATGATGGTACTACTTGGTCCGGTTGGGAGCCGCGTTTATCTCCAAGAAATTGGACATTGTCACCTGGTGAAGGTAGTAAAACCGTTTATATGCAACTAAGGGATACTGCTGGCAATATATCGAATACATTATCAAATACAATTGTGTTAGATACGACCCCTCCTACCATAACAGGAGTGACAAATAACGGTGTTTATAATACAGACGTAACAATTAGTTTCAGTGAAGGAACAGCGACATTAAATGGTGCTCTCTTTACAAGTGGAAGCATTGTAAGTACATCTGGAAATTATACTTTGGTAGCAACAGATAACGCAGGTAATACAACAACAGTTTCATTTGTGATTGATAAAACGATGCCACAAGCTGTAGAGGTGACGATTAAGTCGAATAATCATGATCCGACAAAGGCCAAGATAGGGGATACTATTACATTAACAATTAAGACAGATAAAAGTATTCAAGCACCTACAGTTAAGATTGCAGGAAAAGCCGCAACTGTCAATGGAGCTGCAACAAACTGGCAAGCAACATATATGGTAACAAATGGAGATATGGAGGGGACAACACCCTTTACCATAAATTTCAAAGATTTACTAGGCACTCCAGCAACAGAGGTCACTGATGTAACTGATGGAAGCTATGTCATAGTTGATAGTAGGAAGCCAACTGTTCAGCAGGTGACAATGGCATCTAATAATGCCAATCCATTAGTCGCGAAGGTAGATGATATTATCACAATAGATTTTGTGACAAGTGAGGATATTCAATCACCCAATGTAACGATTCTCGGACAAACAGCCATCATAACCGATAAAGGTGATGGAGATGCTAAAACTTGGCAAGCAAGCTATACACTGAAATCTGGGGACACAGAGGGACCAATTAGCTTTGCAATTGATTATCGGGATTTAATGGGGCATGAAGGCATACAAGTAACGGAGGTTTCTTCAGGATCAATTGTGATATTTGATAAAAAATCTCCAGAAGTAACAGCTTATTTCCCAATACATCAAGCAATGGATGTACAGTTTACAGAAAATCTCGTATTAACATTTAATGAAAAGGTTTTACCTGTAACGAATAGAAATATTGTCATTCGTAATAGTTCAGACAATCAAGTTGTTGAAACAATTGAAGTTACGCAAGCAAACGTCTCTATTATTAATGAATCCGTGACAATTAATCCTACATTAGAATTAACCCAAAATACAGCTTACAGTATTCAAATTGATGCAGGTGCCTTTACTGATTTAGCGGGTAATGTGTATGAAGGTATTACTGATAATACTACCTGGAATTTTACAACGGGCGCACTGCCAACATATACAGTTACGTATGACGGTAACGGAGCTGAAGGAGGTAAAGTGCCAATTGATTCGAAGCAGTATATTGCTCACGAATTAATTAAAGTTATAGGCAATACAG
Encoded proteins:
- a CDS encoding S-layer homology domain-containing protein, whose protein sequence is MGKKIIAITLCFMLVVYSQLTVILFVAPLKAEAANCGTSNYPTCVQDLTQANWLSDTTNGFEVSGIAGNDGIHLFTYSNDAQFPAGYYFNADEYSTPKSIRISAGESFSGGVFDLKTLKINTINSHAENDALSLTIQGYDEAGNPKGNPVVFKTIARHDPIYDIPINIEGINSFIITASVQFINTVQAGLWDLTFTEFTIDIPNNNPPNNPPTSSNGIVNVNEGQMYTFDSTSFIFNDADAGDTLKQIQISTIPNSGQLFLDNNNNQQFEAGEAIANGETISKADLDVGKLKYMTENGSSASFTFKVSDGIDYSTVYTMNLVVNARPSVTIPTTISSPTNSNPISITIVFSEPVTGLAAGDITVTNGTILSITGSGATYTAQISPNVDGAVKIKIPENVVANSSGALNKASAEYQIIYDSTPPTNIELSNTTIEEKKPIGTTVGTMTATDSGSAQTFTYSLQSGDISFFTIDGNVLKTNAPFAYDTKNSYKITIRVTDAAGNTFDKEFTIHITKNHAPTGTIMINGGAGYTNTTNVTLTMTASDLEGEAIEMRLSNDGTTWSGWEPRLSPRNWTLSPGEGSKTVYMQLRDTAGNISNTLSNTIVLDTTPPTITGVTNNGVYNTDVTISFSEGTATLNGALFTSGSIVSTSGNYTLVATDNAGNTTTVSFVIDKTMPQAVEVTIKSNNHDPTKAKIGDTITLTIKTDKSIQAPTVKIAGKAATVNGAATNWQATYMVTNGDMEGTTPFTINFKDLLGTPATEVTDVTDGSYVIVDSRKPTVQQVTMASNNANPLVAKVDDIITIDFVTSEDIQSPNVTILGQTAIITDKGDGDAKTWQASYTLKSGDTEGPISFAIDYRDLMGHEGIQVTEVSSGSIVIFDKKSPEVTAYFPIHQAMDVQFTENLVLTFNEKVLPVTNRNIVIRNSSDNQVVETIEVTQANVSIINESVTINPTLELTQNTAYSIQIDAGAFTDLAGNVYEGITDNTTWNFTTGALPTYTVTYDGNGAEGGKVPIDSKQYIAHELIKVIGNTGNLMKVGYTLIGWNTRSDGKGVTYKEGQTIQMGKVNLMLYAVWTKNIVPGDGGSSTPSPAPEPGLPSNQVKVNVVDPNKPNEVLLQTVLTRLYINGEIQDTVAFSIANAQEFLRKLVKLEEKQSRIVIPNMEPSASETKVILAKEAAKLLVEGKSSFGIDMRNVKIEIPYNSMSDFNEDIYFRIVPIKSTISQEDIEERERALGLTKGTKVKVISQPLTIETNLQNRQVSLLLPLPKNLTSVQERNIRVYVEHSNGTSELLSGRLVEFNKGQTGIIFDVQHFSTFSLVHLEQKELERTSVPYIQGYEDGTFRPNESVTRSQMAAMLARSLSNNNVPEVTGTFYRDTAHSWAKHDIEYIRTQGIMEGRQDHSFGPNDEITRAQMAVIAMRWLNKQCSEETTATPYCNLKIGDKKYHDVASTHWAAQAIEAISEMEIMVGSGNGQFSPDEKLTRAQAVKVLNRIFNRPIPTLDSEPIFKDIPKEHWAFFEIQAATMK